A part of Pseudomonas sp. HR96 genomic DNA contains:
- a CDS encoding mannose-1-phosphate guanylyltransferase/mannose-6-phosphate isomerase — translation MSKLIPCIIAGGAGTRLWPVSREAMPKPFMRLPDGESLLQKTFCRAAALPDVERVVTVTNREVFFRTVDEYRRLNRTNAELDFILEPFGRNTAPAIAMAALHVGALYGQDAQLLVLPADHLIKDIDAFEDAVSAARKKADEGWLVTFGLVPTAPETGFGYIEKGESLGGDSYKVARFVEKPNAATAEQYVAGGLHLWNAGMFCMRVDAVLRELREHAPDVLAAAEACLAKSHSKDGGREVQLELDGDTFKLAPDISVDYALMERSSKVAVVPCSLDWSDIGSWQAVRTLFPYDANGNQTNGETVLHDVTNCYIDSPRRIVGGVGLKNLIVIDTPDALLIADGSRTQDVGLLAKQLKRQGHDSYRLHRTVTRPWGTYTILEEGKRFKIKRIMVKPNGTLSLQMHHHRSEHWIIVSGMAKVTNGESEFLLDTNESTFIKPGRVHRLVNPGVVDLVMIEVQSGEYLGEDDIVRFTDIYGRAPEAAKALPDSVTKIVEKATV, via the coding sequence ATGAGCAAACTCATTCCCTGCATCATCGCCGGCGGCGCCGGTACCCGTTTGTGGCCTGTTTCGCGTGAAGCGATGCCCAAGCCTTTCATGCGCCTGCCAGATGGCGAGAGCCTGCTGCAGAAAACCTTTTGCCGCGCCGCGGCGCTCCCGGATGTGGAGCGCGTGGTCACGGTCACCAACCGTGAAGTGTTCTTCCGTACCGTGGACGAATACCGCCGCCTGAACCGCACCAACGCCGAGCTCGACTTCATCCTCGAGCCGTTCGGCCGCAACACTGCGCCGGCCATCGCCATGGCCGCCCTGCACGTGGGTGCCCTGTATGGTCAGGACGCACAGCTGCTGGTACTGCCGGCTGACCACCTGATCAAGGACATCGACGCCTTCGAAGATGCCGTCAGCGCCGCGCGCAAGAAAGCCGACGAAGGCTGGCTGGTGACCTTCGGCCTGGTGCCGACCGCGCCGGAAACCGGTTTTGGCTACATCGAGAAAGGCGAATCCCTGGGTGGCGACAGCTACAAGGTCGCTCGCTTCGTCGAGAAGCCAAATGCCGCAACCGCCGAACAATACGTGGCAGGCGGCCTGCACCTGTGGAACGCCGGCATGTTCTGCATGCGCGTCGACGCCGTGCTGCGTGAACTGCGCGAACACGCCCCTGACGTCCTGGCCGCTGCCGAAGCCTGCCTGGCCAAGAGCCACAGCAAGGACGGCGGTCGCGAAGTGCAGCTGGAGCTGGACGGCGACACCTTCAAGCTGGCGCCGGATATCTCCGTCGACTACGCCCTGATGGAGCGCTCCTCCAAGGTGGCTGTCGTGCCTTGCTCGCTGGACTGGAGCGACATCGGCTCGTGGCAGGCCGTGCGCACCCTGTTCCCGTACGATGCCAACGGCAACCAGACCAACGGCGAAACCGTTCTGCACGACGTGACCAACTGCTACATCGACTCGCCACGCCGCATCGTCGGTGGTGTCGGCCTGAAAAACCTGATCGTCATCGACACGCCGGATGCCCTGCTGATCGCCGACGGCTCGCGTACCCAGGACGTCGGCCTGCTTGCCAAGCAGCTCAAGCGCCAGGGCCACGATTCGTATCGGCTGCACCGCACCGTGACTCGCCCATGGGGTACCTACACCATTCTCGAGGAAGGCAAGCGCTTCAAGATCAAGCGCATCATGGTCAAGCCTAACGGCACCCTGTCGCTGCAGATGCACCACCACCGCAGCGAACACTGGATCATCGTCAGCGGCATGGCCAAGGTCACCAATGGCGAGAGCGAGTTCCTGCTCGACACCAACGAGTCGACCTTCATCAAGCCGGGCCGTGTGCACCGTCTGGTCAACCCGGGCGTGGTCGATCTGGTAATGATCGAAGTACAGAGCGGCGAGTACCTGGGCGAAGACGACATCGTGCGCTTCACCGACATCTACGGTCGCGCCCCGGAGGCCGCCAAGGCGCTGCCGGACAGCGTCACCAAGATCGTCGAGAAAGCCACTGTCTAA
- the fadB gene encoding fatty acid oxidation complex subunit alpha FadB, translated as MIYEGKAITVKALESGIVELKFDLKGESVNKFNRLTLSELRQAIDTIKADASVKAVIVSSGKDVFIVGADITEFVDNFKLPEAELIAGNLEANRIFSDFEDLAVPTVAAINGIALGGGLEMCLAADYRVMATSAKVGLPEVKLGIYPGFGGTVRLPRIIGADNAIEWIASGKENSADDALKVGAVDAVVTPDKLQAAALDLAKRAISGEFDHKAKRQPKLDKLKLNAIEQMMAFETAKGFVAGQAGPNYPAPVEAIKTIQKAANFGRDKALEVEAAGFVKMAKTSAAQSLIGLFLNDQELKRKAKAYDEVARDVKQAAVLGAGIMGGGIAYQSAVKGTPILMKDINEKGIEQGLAEASKLLGKRVEKGRLTPAKMAEALNAIRPTLSYGDFGHVDIVVEAVVENPKVKQAVLAEVESQVKEDAILASNTSTISISLLAKALKRPENFVGMHFFNPVHMMPLVEVIRGEKSSEVAVATTVAYAKKMGKNPIVVNDCPGFLVNRVLFPYFGGFAKLVSAGVDFVRIDKVMEKFGWPMGPAYLMDVVGIDTGHHGRDVMAEGFPDRMKDDRRSAIDALYDANRLGQKNGKGFYAYETDKSGKPKKVSDPTALEVLKPVIYEQREVSDEDILNWMMIPLCLETVRCLEDRIVETAAEADMGLVYGIGFPPFRGGALRYIDSLGVAEFVALADRYADLGPLYHPTAKLREMAANGQSFFG; from the coding sequence ATGATTTACGAAGGTAAAGCCATCACGGTTAAGGCTCTTGAAAGCGGCATCGTCGAGCTGAAGTTCGACCTCAAGGGTGAGTCCGTCAACAAGTTCAACCGCCTGACACTGAGCGAACTGCGCCAGGCCATCGACACCATCAAGGCCGACGCCTCGGTCAAGGCCGTGATCGTCAGCAGTGGCAAGGACGTGTTCATCGTCGGCGCGGACATCACCGAATTCGTCGACAACTTCAAGTTGCCCGAAGCCGAGTTGATCGCCGGCAACCTCGAAGCCAACCGGATCTTCAGCGATTTCGAAGACCTCGCGGTGCCGACTGTGGCCGCCATCAACGGCATCGCCCTGGGCGGCGGCCTGGAAATGTGCCTGGCCGCCGACTATCGAGTGATGGCCACCAGCGCCAAGGTCGGCCTGCCGGAAGTCAAGCTGGGCATCTACCCAGGCTTCGGCGGTACCGTGCGCCTGCCGCGTATCATCGGCGCCGACAACGCCATCGAGTGGATCGCTTCGGGCAAGGAAAACTCTGCCGATGACGCCCTCAAGGTGGGCGCCGTCGACGCAGTGGTCACCCCGGACAAGCTCCAGGCGGCGGCCCTGGACCTGGCCAAGCGCGCCATCAGTGGCGAGTTCGACCACAAGGCCAAGCGCCAGCCCAAGCTCGACAAGCTCAAGCTCAATGCCATCGAGCAGATGATGGCGTTCGAGACTGCCAAGGGCTTCGTCGCCGGCCAGGCCGGCCCGAACTACCCGGCACCGGTAGAGGCCATCAAGACCATTCAGAAGGCCGCCAATTTCGGCCGTGACAAGGCCCTGGAAGTCGAGGCCGCCGGCTTCGTCAAGATGGCCAAGACCTCCGCTGCGCAAAGCCTGATCGGCCTGTTCCTCAACGACCAGGAGCTCAAGCGCAAGGCCAAGGCCTATGACGAAGTCGCCCGTGACGTGAAGCAGGCCGCCGTGCTCGGCGCCGGCATCATGGGTGGCGGCATCGCCTATCAGTCGGCGGTCAAGGGCACGCCGATCCTGATGAAGGACATCAACGAGAAGGGCATCGAGCAGGGCCTGGCCGAGGCTTCCAAGCTCCTGGGCAAGCGCGTCGAGAAGGGTCGCCTGACCCCGGCGAAGATGGCCGAGGCGCTCAACGCCATTCGTCCAACCCTTTCGTATGGCGATTTCGGCCACGTCGACATCGTCGTCGAAGCCGTGGTCGAGAATCCCAAGGTCAAGCAGGCAGTCCTGGCCGAAGTCGAAAGCCAGGTGAAGGAGGACGCGATCCTCGCCTCCAACACCTCGACCATTTCCATCAGCTTGCTGGCCAAGGCCCTCAAGCGTCCGGAAAATTTCGTCGGCATGCACTTCTTCAATCCGGTGCACATGATGCCGCTGGTGGAAGTGATCCGTGGCGAGAAGTCCAGCGAAGTGGCCGTCGCCACCACCGTGGCCTACGCCAAGAAGATGGGCAAGAACCCGATCGTGGTCAACGACTGCCCGGGCTTTCTGGTCAACCGCGTGCTGTTCCCGTATTTCGGCGGCTTCGCCAAGCTGGTCAGCGCCGGCGTCGACTTCGTGCGCATCGACAAGGTCATGGAAAAGTTCGGCTGGCCCATGGGCCCGGCCTACCTGATGGACGTGGTCGGCATCGACACCGGTCACCACGGCCGTGACGTGATGGCCGAGGGCTTCCCCGATCGCATGAAGGACGACCGTCGTTCGGCGATCGATGCCCTGTACGACGCCAACCGCCTGGGCCAGAAGAACGGCAAGGGCTTCTATGCCTACGAGACCGACAAGAGCGGCAAGCCGAAGAAAGTCTCCGACCCGACCGCCCTTGAAGTGCTCAAGCCGGTGATCTACGAGCAGCGCGAAGTCAGCGACGAGGACATCCTCAACTGGATGATGATCCCGCTGTGCCTGGAAACTGTGCGCTGCCTGGAAGACCGCATCGTCGAAACCGCTGCCGAGGCCGACATGGGCCTGGTCTACGGCATCGGTTTCCCTCCGTTCCGCGGCGGTGCACTGCGCTACATCGACTCGCTGGGTGTCGCCGAATTCGTCGCCCTGGCCGACCGCTATGCCGACCTGGGGCCGCTGTACCACCCCACCGCGAAGCTGCGTGAAATGGCCGCCAACGGTCAGAGCTTTTTCGGTTAA
- a CDS encoding transglycosylase SLT domain-containing protein, protein MRSRLLSFLSCLFLSTSAVTTVQAGDLALQRQYYDQAKSALARGDSTPYFQYAPMLVDYPLEPYLAYDELTARLNSAPNAEVEKFLLEHGDLPQANFMKLRWLRVLADREDWDTFLKYYDPKLNFTELDCLYGQYQLSHNLRSEGYASAEKLWLNGKTQPSACDPLFARWASEGQLTEQKRWQRAKLAVQERNYGLANNMVGGLTTLAPQGKLLLDVAQKPALLSQTGRFLPADEAMSDVVSLGLRRLAKQDPEQAMQLLDGYAASMHFSSEEKVAIAREIGLTLARNYDPRALDLMTRYDPDLRDDTVTEWRLRLLLRLGRWEDAYQLTRRLPESLASTNRWRYWQARSLELAEPQNPQVPVLYRTVAKERDFYGFLAADRSQSPYSLANRPLPISQQLMNKVRNTAGIRRALEFHDRGQPVDGRREWYHATRLFSRDEMVAQAKLAYDMGWYFPAIRTISQAQYWDDLDIRFPMAHRDTLLRESAARGIHSSWAFAITRQESAFMDDARSGVGAMGLMQLMPATAKETARKFNIPLASPQQVLDPDKNIQLGAAYLSQVQSQFNGNRVLASAAYNAGAGRVRQWLRGANHLSFDVWVESIPFDETRQYVQNVLSYSVIYGQKLNIPQPVVEWNERFFDDQ, encoded by the coding sequence ATGCGCAGTCGCCTGTTGAGCTTTTTGTCCTGCCTGTTTTTGTCCACCAGCGCCGTCACCACCGTCCAGGCCGGCGATCTGGCCCTGCAACGCCAGTACTACGACCAGGCCAAAAGTGCCCTGGCGCGAGGCGACAGCACCCCGTACTTCCAGTACGCGCCAATGCTCGTGGACTACCCGCTGGAGCCGTACCTGGCGTACGACGAACTGACCGCGCGGCTCAACAGCGCGCCGAACGCCGAGGTCGAGAAATTCCTCCTCGAACACGGCGACCTGCCCCAGGCCAACTTCATGAAGCTGCGCTGGCTGCGGGTGCTGGCCGACCGCGAAGACTGGGACACCTTTCTCAAGTACTACGATCCCAAACTCAACTTCACCGAACTGGACTGCCTGTACGGCCAGTATCAGCTCAGCCACAACCTGCGCAGCGAAGGCTACGCCAGCGCCGAAAAGCTCTGGCTCAACGGCAAGACCCAGCCAAGCGCCTGCGACCCGTTGTTCGCGCGCTGGGCCAGTGAGGGCCAGCTGACCGAACAGAAGCGCTGGCAACGCGCCAAGCTCGCCGTGCAGGAGCGCAACTATGGCCTGGCCAACAACATGGTCGGCGGCCTGACCACCCTGGCGCCCCAGGGCAAGCTGTTGCTCGACGTCGCGCAGAAGCCGGCCCTGCTCAGCCAGACCGGGCGCTTCCTGCCCGCCGACGAAGCCATGTCCGATGTGGTCAGCCTGGGCCTGCGGCGCCTGGCCAAGCAGGACCCCGAGCAGGCCATGCAACTGCTCGACGGCTACGCCGCCAGCATGCATTTCTCCAGCGAGGAAAAAGTCGCCATCGCCCGGGAGATCGGGCTGACCCTGGCGCGCAACTACGACCCGCGAGCGCTTGACCTGATGACCCGCTACGATCCGGATCTGCGCGATGACACCGTCACCGAGTGGCGCCTGCGCCTGCTGTTGCGCCTGGGCCGCTGGGAAGACGCCTACCAGCTGACCCGGCGCCTGCCGGAAAGCCTGGCCAGCACCAACCGCTGGCGTTACTGGCAGGCGCGCAGCCTGGAGCTGGCCGAGCCACAGAACCCGCAGGTACCCGTGCTCTATCGCACGGTGGCCAAGGAGCGCGACTTCTACGGCTTCCTCGCTGCCGATCGCAGCCAGAGCCCCTACTCGCTGGCCAACCGGCCGCTGCCCATCAGCCAGCAGCTGATGAACAAGGTACGCAACACCGCCGGCATTCGCCGCGCGCTGGAATTTCATGATCGCGGCCAGCCCGTCGACGGACGCCGCGAGTGGTATCACGCTACTCGCTTGTTCAGCCGCGACGAAATGGTCGCCCAGGCCAAGCTGGCCTACGACATGGGTTGGTATTTCCCGGCGATCCGCACCATCAGCCAGGCGCAGTACTGGGACGACCTCGACATCCGCTTTCCGATGGCCCACCGCGACACCTTGTTGCGCGAGTCGGCGGCCCGTGGCATCCACTCCAGCTGGGCGTTTGCCATCACTCGCCAGGAAAGCGCGTTCATGGACGATGCCCGCTCGGGCGTTGGCGCCATGGGCCTGATGCAGCTGATGCCGGCCACTGCCAAGGAAACCGCGCGCAAGTTCAACATCCCGCTGGCGTCACCTCAGCAGGTGCTCGACCCGGACAAGAACATCCAACTGGGCGCTGCCTACCTGAGCCAGGTGCAGAGCCAGTTCAACGGCAACCGGGTGCTGGCCTCGGCGGCCTACAATGCTGGCGCCGGGCGAGTGCGCCAATGGCTGCGCGGGGCCAACCACCTGAGCTTCGACGTCTGGGTTGAATCCATCCCGTTCGACGAGACCCGGCAGTATGTGCAGAACGTGCTGTCCTACTCGGTGATCTACGGGCAGAAATTGAATATTCCGCAGCCCGTCGTGGAATGGAACGAGCGCTTTTTCGACGATCAATAA
- a CDS encoding chemotaxis protein, whose product MAGILDTVDQRTQLVGENRLEILMFRLAGRQLFAINVFKVQEVLQLPKLTLMPQRHAYVCGVVNLRGQTLPVIDLSQAIGMRPLQPGPNSTIIVTEYNRSVQAFLVGGVDRIVNMTWESILPPPTSAGRQHYLTAISKVEDQLVEIIDVEKVLAEIVPYNAKVSREKLEDPLLAKAKGREVLLVDDSTVALAQLRETLSQLGVKLHIASDGLKALNMLKAWADSGVDMTEKLLMVFTDAEMPEMDGYRLTTEIRGDQRLRGLYVVLHTSLSGSFNESMVKKVGCDNFLSKFQPDKLVDVVRQRLALDE is encoded by the coding sequence ATGGCTGGCATTCTCGACACAGTGGACCAACGCACGCAGCTCGTGGGGGAAAACCGCCTCGAGATTCTGATGTTTCGCCTGGCAGGCCGACAACTGTTCGCGATCAACGTTTTCAAGGTGCAGGAAGTCCTGCAGCTGCCCAAACTGACGTTGATGCCCCAGCGTCACGCCTACGTTTGTGGCGTGGTGAATCTACGCGGGCAGACCCTGCCGGTCATCGACCTGTCCCAGGCCATCGGCATGCGTCCGCTGCAGCCGGGTCCCAACAGCACCATCATCGTCACCGAATACAACCGCTCGGTACAGGCATTCCTGGTCGGTGGCGTCGATCGCATCGTCAACATGACCTGGGAGTCGATTCTGCCTCCGCCCACCAGCGCTGGGCGCCAGCACTACCTGACGGCGATCAGCAAGGTCGAAGACCAGCTGGTGGAAATCATCGATGTGGAAAAGGTTCTCGCCGAGATCGTCCCCTACAACGCCAAAGTCTCGCGCGAGAAGCTCGAAGACCCGCTGCTGGCCAAAGCCAAGGGCCGTGAGGTGCTGCTGGTGGACGACTCCACCGTGGCCCTTGCGCAGTTGCGTGAAACCCTTTCGCAGCTGGGCGTGAAACTGCACATTGCCAGCGACGGCCTCAAGGCCCTGAACATGCTCAAGGCCTGGGCCGACAGCGGCGTGGACATGACCGAGAAGCTGCTGATGGTGTTCACCGACGCCGAGATGCCGGAAATGGACGGCTACCGACTGACCACCGAGATCCGCGGCGACCAGCGTCTGCGCGGCCTGTACGTAGTGCTGCACACCTCGCTGTCCGGCAGCTTCAACGAATCGATGGTGAAGAAGGTCGGCTGCGACAACTTCCTCTCCAAGTTCCAGCCCGACAAATTGGTGGATGTGGTGCGTCAGCGCCTGGCGCTGGACGAGTAA
- a CDS encoding MOSC domain-containing protein has translation MHLSALYRFPLKSAKAESLSRSPVDKLGLGGDRRWMLVDASGRFLSQRALPQMSQLSALYNAAGGLRLAAQGLPTLDVELPDAGAELRGVTVWSDTLRVPDAGDVAAAWVSRFLGKPTRLVHVPPERARRLGSAYGGDDDRVAFADGFPLLLIGEASLQDLSARVGRPLEMLRFRPNLVVQGAQAFAEDGWKRIRIGDVQFRVAAPCARCILTTIDPQTGQRSSDREPLTTLKTYRTQDGNVMFGQNLISDGAGEIEVGMPVTVLE, from the coding sequence ATGCACCTCAGCGCGCTCTACCGTTTCCCCCTCAAGTCCGCCAAGGCCGAGTCGCTGTCGCGCTCGCCCGTCGACAAGCTGGGGCTCGGTGGTGACCGACGCTGGATGCTGGTCGACGCAAGCGGCCGCTTTCTCAGCCAGCGCGCACTGCCGCAGATGAGCCAGTTGTCGGCGTTGTACAACGCAGCCGGGGGCTTGCGCCTTGCCGCGCAGGGCCTGCCGACGCTGGACGTCGAGCTGCCGGACGCAGGCGCCGAGCTTCGCGGGGTCACCGTGTGGAGCGACACGCTGCGCGTCCCGGATGCCGGCGACGTCGCGGCGGCCTGGGTCAGCCGCTTTCTCGGCAAGCCGACGCGGCTGGTCCATGTGCCGCCGGAACGGGCGCGCCGGCTCGGCAGCGCCTACGGGGGGGACGATGATCGAGTGGCGTTCGCCGACGGCTTCCCGCTGCTGCTGATCGGCGAGGCGTCCTTGCAGGACTTGTCCGCGCGGGTGGGGCGTCCCCTGGAGATGTTGCGCTTTCGTCCCAACCTGGTCGTTCAGGGGGCGCAGGCGTTTGCCGAAGATGGCTGGAAGCGTATCCGCATCGGTGATGTGCAATTTCGTGTGGCAGCGCCCTGCGCGCGCTGCATCCTGACCACCATAGACCCGCAGACCGGCCAGCGCAGCAGCGACCGCGAACCGCTGACCACCCTCAAGACCTACCGCACCCAGGACGGCAATGTCATGTTCGGCCAGAACCTGATCAGCGACGGTGCCGGTGAAATAGAGGTCGGCATGCCGGTCACCGTGCTCGAGTGA
- the yegS gene encoding lipid kinase YegS: MTDRRAFFILHGKQALNEDVRAAVHTQRERGWDIAVRLTWEAGDAARLVNEALAAGFRVLIAGGGDGTLRDIAEALALADTGKQASLVLLPLGTANDFARAAGVPLEPAEALALLDTPPRPVDLGEVGGQLFLNMATGGFGSQVTANTSEDLKKVLGGAAYLFTGLSRFSELRAAQAELHGPDFHWQGDLLALGIGNGRQAGGGHVLNPEALVDDGLLDIAILPAPTDVVSTLGGLLSGGLGLENFFVRARLPWVEIKSAVGLDINLDGEPMEGDSWRFNALPGAIKVHLPAHSSLFGHAPVV, translated from the coding sequence ATGACGGATCGCAGGGCGTTTTTTATCCTTCACGGCAAGCAGGCGCTCAATGAAGACGTGCGCGCTGCCGTGCACACCCAGCGTGAACGCGGCTGGGACATCGCCGTACGCCTGACCTGGGAGGCGGGTGACGCTGCGCGCCTGGTCAATGAAGCGCTGGCTGCCGGCTTCAGGGTGTTGATCGCCGGGGGTGGCGACGGCACCTTGCGTGACATTGCCGAGGCCCTGGCGCTGGCCGACACCGGCAAACAGGCCAGCCTGGTGCTGTTGCCACTGGGTACGGCCAATGACTTCGCCCGCGCCGCCGGCGTGCCGCTGGAGCCGGCCGAGGCCCTGGCGTTGCTCGATACCCCGCCGCGCCCGGTGGATCTGGGCGAGGTGGGCGGCCAGCTGTTCCTCAACATGGCCACCGGTGGCTTCGGCAGCCAGGTCACGGCCAACACCTCCGAGGACCTGAAAAAGGTGCTGGGCGGGGCTGCCTACCTGTTCACCGGCCTGAGCCGCTTCAGCGAGCTGCGCGCCGCCCAGGCCGAACTGCATGGGCCGGACTTTCACTGGCAGGGCGACCTGCTGGCTCTGGGAATCGGTAACGGCCGCCAAGCCGGTGGCGGTCATGTGCTTAACCCCGAGGCGCTGGTAGATGACGGCCTGCTGGATATCGCCATTTTACCGGCGCCCACTGACGTGGTCAGCACCTTGGGCGGCCTGCTGTCCGGCGGTCTGGGGTTGGAAAACTTCTTTGTCAGGGCGCGTTTGCCCTGGGTTGAAATCAAGAGTGCGGTGGGCCTGGATATCAATCTCGATGGCGAACCCATGGAAGGCGATAGTTGGCGTTTCAACGCCTTGCCCGGTGCAATAAAGGTGCATCTGCCGGCGCACTCGTCATTGTTTGGTCACGCACCGGTGGTATAG
- a CDS encoding ATP-binding cassette domain-containing protein: protein MTLLKLSDVSLAFGAMPLLDKVSWQIARGERVCIIGRNGTGKSSMLKLVKGVQKPDDGSVWRAPGLKIGELPQELPLADERTVFDVVAEGLDGVGALLAEYHHLSQNIVTDEDLNKLMHVQQDLEARDGWRLQTLVDSTLSRLQLPADKTLAQLSGGWRRRVLLAQALVSEPDLLLLDEPTNHLDIGAIAWLEDALKDFQGAVLFITHDRSFLQNLATRILELDRGGLIDWNGDYASFLVHKEATLAAEETANALFDKRLAQEEVWIRQGIKARRTRNEGRVRALKALRVERSERRERTGKANIQLETADKSGKQVMVLEDVSFAHPGGPFLIKDFSMVLQRGDRIGLLGANGTGKTTLLKLMLNGLQPTSGKVEEGTRIDVAYFDQLRHQLDLEKTVIDNVAEGRDFIEIDGQNRHVLSYLGDFLFSPQRARTPVKALSGGERARLLLAKLFSKPANLLVLDEPTNDLDVETLELLEEVLLTFNGTVLMVSHDRAFLDNVVTSTLVFEGEGKVREYVGGYQDWLRQGGSPKLLGVTESKSGKADLASAVVKAEPAVVATASEAPAKKKLSYKLQRELEALPGQIEAQEQKIAAVEAQMADAAFYQRPAAETAAVIAGLEKLQAELDVMVERWAELDA, encoded by the coding sequence ATGACCCTGCTCAAGTTAAGCGATGTGTCCCTTGCTTTCGGCGCTATGCCGTTGTTGGACAAGGTGTCCTGGCAGATCGCCCGTGGCGAGCGGGTCTGCATTATTGGCCGCAACGGCACGGGCAAGTCGAGCATGTTGAAGCTGGTCAAGGGCGTGCAGAAGCCCGATGACGGCTCGGTGTGGCGCGCCCCAGGGCTGAAGATCGGCGAATTGCCGCAGGAACTGCCGCTGGCGGACGAACGGACGGTGTTCGACGTGGTTGCCGAGGGCCTCGACGGCGTCGGCGCCCTGCTCGCCGAATATCACCACCTGAGCCAGAACATCGTCACCGACGAAGACCTGAACAAGCTCATGCACGTGCAGCAGGATCTCGAGGCCCGCGACGGCTGGCGCCTGCAGACCCTGGTCGACAGCACCCTGAGCCGCTTGCAGCTGCCGGCCGACAAGACCCTGGCGCAGCTCTCCGGTGGCTGGCGGCGCCGCGTACTGCTGGCACAGGCGCTGGTTTCGGAGCCTGATCTGCTGCTGCTCGACGAGCCGACCAACCACCTGGACATCGGCGCCATCGCCTGGCTCGAAGACGCCTTGAAGGATTTCCAGGGGGCAGTGCTGTTCATCACTCACGACCGCTCCTTCCTGCAGAACCTGGCCACGCGCATCCTCGAGCTCGACCGCGGCGGCCTGATCGACTGGAATGGCGACTACGCCAGTTTCCTGGTGCACAAGGAGGCCACACTGGCCGCCGAAGAAACCGCCAACGCGTTGTTCGACAAGCGCCTGGCTCAGGAAGAAGTGTGGATTCGCCAAGGCATCAAGGCCCGGCGTACCCGCAACGAGGGCCGCGTGCGCGCCTTGAAAGCCTTGCGCGTGGAGCGCAGCGAACGTCGCGAGCGCACCGGCAAGGCCAACATCCAGCTGGAGACGGCGGACAAGTCCGGCAAGCAGGTCATGGTGCTGGAAGACGTGAGCTTCGCCCACCCTGGAGGCCCGTTCCTGATCAAGGACTTCTCCATGGTGTTGCAGCGCGGCGACCGTATCGGCCTGCTGGGCGCCAACGGCACCGGCAAGACCACGCTGCTCAAGCTGATGCTCAACGGCCTGCAGCCGACCAGCGGCAAGGTCGAGGAGGGCACGCGCATCGATGTGGCCTACTTCGACCAGCTGCGCCATCAGCTGGACCTTGAAAAGACCGTGATCGACAACGTCGCCGAAGGCCGCGATTTCATCGAGATCGACGGGCAGAACCGTCACGTGCTCAGCTACCTGGGCGACTTCCTGTTCAGCCCGCAGCGTGCCCGCACGCCGGTCAAGGCACTGTCGGGCGGCGAGCGCGCGCGTCTGTTGCTGGCCAAGCTGTTCAGCAAGCCGGCCAACCTGCTGGTGCTCGACGAACCGACCAACGACCTTGATGTGGAAACCCTCGAGCTGCTCGAAGAAGTGTTGCTGACGTTCAATGGCACCGTGCTGATGGTCAGCCACGACCGGGCCTTCCTCGACAACGTGGTCACCAGTACCCTGGTGTTCGAAGGCGAGGGCAAGGTCCGCGAATACGTCGGTGGCTATCAGGACTGGTTGCGCCAGGGCGGCTCGCCGAAACTGCTGGGTGTGACGGAGAGCAAGTCTGGCAAGGCTGACCTGGCGTCCGCCGTGGTCAAGGCCGAGCCCGCCGTCGTGGCCACTGCCTCTGAAGCACCGGCCAAGAAAAAGCTCAGCTACAAGTTGCAGCGCGAGCTCGAAGCCCTGCCAGGGCAGATCGAAGCGCAGGAGCAGAAGATCGCCGCAGTCGAGGCGCAGATGGCCGATGCGGCGTTTTACCAGCGCCCTGCCGCAGAAACGGCGGCCGTGATTGCCGGCCTGGAAAAGCTGCAGGCCGAATTGGACGTCATGGTCGAGCGCTGGGCTGAACTCGACGCCTGA
- a CDS encoding universal stress protein — protein MPYQHILVAVDLTEECDPVIQRASDLAATNHARLSLVHIVEPMAMAFGGDVPMDLSQLQQQQFDQAKERLEKLIAKYPQLTRENSHLTYGQPRQEIHHLAKEQACDLVVVGSHGRHGLALLLGSTANDLLHGAHCDTLAVRLKRVE, from the coding sequence ATGCCTTACCAACATATTCTGGTTGCCGTGGACCTGACCGAGGAGTGCGACCCGGTAATCCAGCGCGCCAGCGACCTGGCCGCCACCAACCATGCGCGGCTGTCCCTGGTGCACATCGTCGAACCCATGGCCATGGCCTTTGGTGGTGATGTGCCCATGGACCTCTCGCAACTGCAGCAGCAACAATTCGACCAGGCCAAGGAGCGCCTGGAGAAACTAATCGCCAAGTATCCGCAACTCACCCGCGAGAACAGCCACCTGACCTACGGCCAGCCGCGTCAGGAGATTCACCACCTGGCCAAGGAACAGGCCTGCGATCTGGTAGTGGTGGGCAGCCATGGTCGCCACGGCCTGGCCCTGTTGCTCGGCTCAACCGCCAACGACCTGCTGCACGGGGCCCATTGCGACACTTTGGCCGTACGCCTCAAACGCGTGGAATGA